The following are encoded in a window of Candidatus Microthrix parvicella Bio17-1 genomic DNA:
- a CDS encoding PIG-L deacetylase family protein produces MVESAPSTNELPPMREDWQRALAVVAHPDDMEYGAAAAVARWTSAGKEVAYVLVTRGEAGISSLPPGQCGPLREEEQHRSCAVVGVTDLSFLDHRDGLVEADLKLRADLTGAIRHHRPEVILSINHRDTWGVPGWNHVDHRHVGVALLDAVRDAANPWVFGDRGPAWEGTRFVAFGGSPQATHWVDTSATHATGMASLAEHRLYLDHVDDTPGATQQWLTDVAAEQGRRFGVDFAASFEVVPM; encoded by the coding sequence ATGGTCGAATCAGCACCAAGCACGAACGAACTGCCTCCGATGCGCGAGGACTGGCAGCGGGCGTTGGCGGTGGTCGCCCACCCCGACGACATGGAGTACGGCGCCGCCGCTGCGGTTGCTCGCTGGACGTCTGCCGGTAAGGAGGTGGCCTACGTGTTGGTCACCCGAGGCGAGGCGGGTATCTCCTCACTACCTCCAGGTCAATGTGGCCCGCTGCGCGAGGAGGAACAGCATCGCAGTTGCGCTGTTGTCGGCGTGACCGACCTGTCGTTTCTTGATCATCGCGACGGCCTGGTGGAGGCCGACCTGAAGCTGCGTGCCGACCTGACCGGGGCGATCCGACACCACCGACCCGAGGTGATCCTGTCGATCAACCATCGCGACACCTGGGGGGTGCCGGGCTGGAACCACGTTGACCACCGTCATGTGGGAGTGGCCCTGCTCGATGCGGTGCGCGACGCCGCCAACCCGTGGGTGTTCGGCGACCGGGGACCTGCATGGGAGGGCACTCGGTTCGTCGCCTTCGGCGGTTCGCCGCAGGCCACCCATTGGGTGGACACCTCCGCCACCCACGCCACCGGCATGGCGTCGCTGGCCGAGCATCGCCTCTACCTCGATCACGTCGACGACACTCCCGGCGCAACCCAGCAGTGGCTGACCGATGTGGCCGCCGAGCAGGGCCGGCGCTTCGGGGTCGACTTTGCCGCCAGCTTCGAGGTCGTGCCCATGTAG
- a CDS encoding GlsB/YeaQ/YmgE family stress response membrane protein, translating to MGLLIWIIFGLFAGFIARMLVPSGRGGRDLGCIGTVFLGVIGSLIGGTVGNLIDGRGIEFATSGFIGSVLGACGLLVLVRVLSR from the coding sequence ATGGGACTGCTCATTTGGATCATCTTCGGCCTCTTCGCAGGCTTCATCGCCCGCATGCTGGTGCCGTCCGGCAGGGGTGGACGCGACCTGGGCTGTATCGGCACCGTCTTTCTGGGGGTGATCGGCTCGCTGATCGGCGGCACCGTGGGCAACCTGATCGATGGCCGCGGCATCGAGTTTGCAACCAGCGGTTTCATCGGATCGGTGCTTGGCGCGTGCGGGCTGTTGGTGCTCGTCCGGGTACTCAGCCGATGA
- a CDS encoding globin: protein MSVGIDSTPAPPPLFERVGGHDFFKRLVDEFYDRVEADAELLGHYPDLDDLQGARDRLRMFLEQFWGGPTTYVEQRGHPRLRMRHAPYRIDATARNQWLAAMAGAIDVLEVAEPERSELISYFASAADHLVNAR from the coding sequence ATGAGCGTCGGTATCGACTCCACACCAGCTCCGCCACCCTTGTTCGAACGGGTGGGCGGCCATGATTTTTTCAAGCGCCTGGTGGACGAGTTCTACGATCGAGTCGAGGCCGACGCCGAACTGCTCGGTCACTACCCGGACCTCGACGATCTACAAGGTGCCCGCGACCGGTTGCGCATGTTTCTCGAGCAGTTCTGGGGTGGGCCCACCACGTACGTCGAACAGCGGGGCCACCCGCGCCTGCGTATGCGCCACGCCCCGTATCGGATCGACGCCACCGCCCGCAACCAGTGGCTGGCGGCCATGGCCGGAGCGATCGACGTCCTTGAGGTGGCCGAGCCCGAGCGCAGCGAGCTGATCAGCTACTTCGCCTCGGCCGCCGACCACCTCGTCAACGCCCGCTGA